In Ktedonobacteraceae bacterium, the DNA window GCCGCCAGCGCCAGCGCCAGGCCTGTACAGGCACGATTCAGCGTTTCGAAGGTATTCCAGGTGCGTTTCCAGTTGGCAATAATTGCTCCCAGCGTCGTGAACGGCACCAATCCGAGCAAAATTATCCCGAACCACGCGCTGGGCGGCAGGAACGATACATGCGCCAGCGGCGGAAGATGCGCCAGGAACAGGTAGAAGAATGCCGCGCTCATAAAGGCCATAGCAAATGTCAGGCCATAGCCCATCCCGGCACGTTGCCGTGTCGATGCTTTCAACGGCTCCCACCCGCCACTACCGGGCAGCCCAAATTTTGTCTTATACTCGCTGTCTCTCGCGCTCGCGTAAGGGGCGTTCGCCTGCATCGTCGCCTGGGGCGCCATTTTCGCGGCACTTCTGCCTGTAACCACCGTGGAATCCAGCATATCATCGTCTTCCTCCGGTAGCGAACCCTGTGCCTGCGCTCCTCTACCGCGTACCGTTGTCGTGTTCGTTGTATAGCCCAGAACATCTACCTCTACCGTGACGGGAATCTCTCGCTCGCTGTTGGCCGGGATAATGTTGATCGTTCCTGTATAGTGCGTCGAACCACGCAGGCGTGTGGTATCGACGCGCACGCGAACAGGCGTGCTCATGCCGTCGAAGCTGCTCGTGTCGATAATAATCCAGGATTCCACGGGACGAATTGTTCCACTGACCAGCGCGCCCCGGTCTCCCGCGATTGTAAGCAATATTGGCGCCGACAGCCCCGGATAGACCTGCCCGAAATCAATCGTTTTGGGCCGCACGATGACATCGTTTCCTGGCTCGCGCGACCTACCCCCACGGCTCCCGCGCGTGCCGGGCAGCGTGATGCGCGATCTTGTGCTTGTGGCCAGCGTCTGACCATTGTCGAGGGCCTGCATGCCCGATTGTGTGCGTGTATGCGCGCTCGGCCCCATCACAGCCTGCAGGAAGCGGTTGACGGCCATTTCGGGATCGCCGATGGTCGAGCGAATGCGCCGGGCAGTACGCGCCAGTTCCGTCGCCCCTATCTCTTGCAGCCAGGACTCGATCTCGCCATCAAACAGGTACTCCGCCGCCTCTTCCGGGAAGTGCGCGCACAGCTCGGCCAGCTCTTCGGGCGTCGTGGCCTCGCTGCCGGTCTCAAAATGGAAGGTGCCTAC includes these proteins:
- a CDS encoding protein kinase; translated protein: MRTIGHGGMAAVYQARDTKAKDPRNNLCAIKEMSLSNVQENEKAQAIQNFLAEARILSRLNHPNLPAFTDFFTEGSRHFLVMEYIDGNTLENLLEQNGGPFSERRVLGWARQLCDVLEYLHSQQPPVIFRDMKPGNIMLTRSGRIKLIDFGIARLFRASSSQDTQLLGTPGFAPPEQYGSAQTDVRSDIYSLAMTLFQLMTYQLPDSGFGLSNVHQKFPQISPPVARALEKATALRPEDRYESIVVFRRALLGVGTFHFETGSEATTPEELAELCAHFPEEAAEYLFDGEIESWLQEIGATELARTARRIRSTIGDPEMAVNRFLQAVMGPSAHTRTQSGMQALDNGQTLATSTRSRITLPGTRGSRGGRSREPGNDVIVRPKTIDFGQVYPGLSAPILLTIAGDRGALVSGTIRPVESWIIIDTSSFDGMSTPVRVRVDTTRLRGSTHYTGTINIIPANSEREIPVTVEVDVLGYTTNTTTVRGRGAQAQGSLPEEDDDMLDSTVVTGRSAAKMAPQATMQANAPYASARDSEYKTKFGLPGSGGWEPLKASTRQRAGMGYGLTFAMAFMSAAFFYLFLAHLPPLAHVSFLPPSAWFGIILLGLVPFTTLGAIIANWKRTWNTFETLNRACTGLALALAALGLSQGAWQMLAFPAAPPLQLFIMLLVAALGATVGTAPRVSNRIFKIVILATRLVRRLIMAFAVVIGAALGLALANGLTYGLISIFLIALGIAVVVLLVRRADMLIAQNYSIP